TTCACCACATTTAACTGTTCGTTCGGGACACCATCACTGCTGGGGGTATTTTTCAGCACAGCTTTTACTCTTTTTTTCAATGCTCGTTTCAAAGACGACCTCCTATGATCACTAGCGCTTAACTGACCTCGATTTTGCAGTCGGAATACTAGTCTATGATTTCGATCACATCTGATGATAGATCGGGATCACATTCACCAGAGACACTTACGCAAGATTAACCTGCTTCTCTGATTTAGACAAGTTTACACCTGTTAGCAAAACATAAAGTTGCTGTGCTTACTTGTCCGCTCCACTCCTCACACCTTAGAACTTCTGCTTTTTGCAGTTGTCAGCGCTTAGTTTACTTTACTCGCTGGGATGGGAAAAGTTGATATTAGCCGAATCTGCTTTTCTTGTCAGCAATTGTAGTTGCTATAACTTTTAAAAAGTGATGCCTCCTGCTGTAAATATCTTCAAGGTTTTTCTTGCCAATCCGTCTTCCCAACAGGAGACTTTACGTTGATTCTTCCCTAAAACACAACCGTACAAACTCTCCAGTACTTTTGTCCTCCTGAAATATACTTATTCAGACAAGATAGTACAAAGGCCTTATCCGTATGGATTTTCAGCTTTTTGTTTCCTGCGGCTCGGTGAATGAAATTCATCAAAATCTATCATTCAAATTTGGTAGATTCTCAAATTTAATATATAAATTTCTTATATTAAACCTATCTAGTGAACTAGATTTTTTCAGAATTATTACTTAAATTACAATAGCTCAAGTATAAAAAGTCAAATTGTTTTTGATGAGCATTGAATCATTTGCTGTCGCAAATCCAGGTTTCAATTAACTCCAAAAGTCTTGTAAGTATAAATGCTTATGAAATTTTTGATCAAAAACTACACTAAATAACCTAGTTGTCGCCGAGCTTCAAATAAGCCTATGGCAACACTAACCGAAAGATTTAGGCTACGCACCCCTGGTTGAAACATAGGAATATACAAGGTTGTATCACAAATTGATAACGCCTCTGGTGATAAGCCAGTAGTCTCGCTACCAAATAAAAGCCAATCATTAGGTTCAAACTGAAATTGAGTGTAGTTAAAACTTCCTCTCACAGAGAAACCTAAACATCTACCCCCTCTCTGCTGATGTAAGGTTTTAAAGGCTTCGAGTGACTTATGCTCATGGAGTTTGACATAAGGCCAGTAATCTAATCCCGCCCTTTTGAGGTAGCGATCGCTAATTTCAAACCCTAAAGGCCCCACCAAATGTAGTTCTGTTCCTGTCGCAGCGCAAGTACGCGCTATATTGCCTGTATTAGGGGGAATTTGCGGATTTACTAAAACTACCTGGGGCATTGTCTGTAGAACTGAGATATTTTGTATAGAAAGTTACATTAACCGGAAAAAATCTATCTAAAGGTAGAGGTTATATATAGGTTTTCTTAATAACCATTTTTTAGTTTACATCGATTAGTTTTTTAAAACAAAAAAATTGCCAAGATTCCCCAAAAATTTTCTGAAAATGTGTTGGATTAACCTGCGAAGAAAACTACTTTATGTTTTCCGAAGTGGAAATCCGTCTTGAGTTATTTGCTGGCTACTTGGAGAAAATCTACCTTATGTATGAAACCATAAATTATGGTTTTAGAGTAAGGGGAATTTCTAAGTTGGGTATTGGGTACTGGTCAATCAGCTAAAACATATCTAACTACATAACCATCTGTAAAAAAATAGTCATTAGTCATTCGTACCTTGTTCTTTGCAAAGACTAACGACTAATGACAGTCCTAATCACAAAATGTGTAACTTGAACAACCTCAATTTCCCATTAGGCCAGCAAGGATGAACACAATTTGTTTTCTAATTCCATTTCTCGTTCTTGTGTCGCCACAATCGCTTGGGTAATAACACGCTGAGAGTCAAAGCCTACGCTGTGTAGTTGTAACCACTGTTGAGCTTCGTTACCTTCACGCAGAATTTTATGCAATGGGGAAAGGAAACAACTAAAGCCTTGTTGTTTAGCGATCGCCCAAACTTCTTGATATAATTCCGCAATCCAATCTCTGGCTAAAATAGTTCTGCCATCTTGCCAATGTTGCATCTGAGCATCAAGACTTGCACTAGCGGCTGCTATTTCATTGTTAGTGGTCAGAGCAATTAGTTCTTCTGGAGAGAAGCTACTGTTAGTTAAGGGATCTAAATCGGGATTATTGATTACCTGCAACAAACGCGCTTCTAACAATGCGGTAATTGCGAGTAAAGCAATCGGATCTGTGACTAAATCGCAAATTCGCAGTTCTAACCGATTGAGATCATAAGGACGGCGATCGCCATTGGGTCTTACCGATACCCATAAATGGCGGACATTTTGCATTGTTCCCGCCACTAACTGCTCTTCTACCCACTGAATATGATGAGCGTGGCTAGTAAATAATGGTACGTAAGCAGGTGTTTGGGGAAAGACACCCCAACGTGTAGAGTGATAGCCAGTGGTTTTGCCATTAAAAAAGGGCGATGAAGCGCTGAGGGCAAGATACAGTGGTGCTTCTAAGCGAATGAGCCGACAAGCCCGCATT
This window of the Nostoc sp. HK-01 genome carries:
- a CDS encoding TrmA family RNA methyltransferase, with protein sequence MPQVVLVNPQIPPNTGNIARTCAATGTELHLVGPLGFEISDRYLKRAGLDYWPYVKLHEHKSLEAFKTLHQQRGGRCLGFSVRGSFNYTQFQFEPNDWLLFGSETTGLSPEALSICDTTLYIPMFQPGVRSLNLSVSVAIGLFEARRQLGYLV
- a CDS encoding glutamate--cysteine ligase, giving the protein MVLSKGFEIEMYTGTPQGEIVGLSDKIVADLDGFMREPDSRNVEYITKPSTSYENLLCALLYPRRELRKYLQRLGNYTLIPGSTLSLSGGDRFFRSDPTNPYHDYIEQTYGTNVVTASVHINVGISDPEILMRACRLIRLEAPLYLALSASSPFFNGKTTGYHSTRWGVFPQTPAYVPLFTSHAHHIQWVEEQLVAGTMQNVRHLWVSVRPNGDRRPYDLNRLELRICDLVTDPIALLAITALLEARLLQVINNPDLDPLTNSSFSPEELIALTTNNEIAAASASLDAQMQHWQDGRTILARDWIAELYQEVWAIAKQQGFSCFLSPLHKILREGNEAQQWLQLHSVGFDSQRVITQAIVATQEREMELENKLCSSLLA